The DNA segment AAAAAGAAATCCGTATGTAGGCGCCAGATAACCATTGATAAAAGGCAAGAAAGTCCAAATGTTCAATATATACCCCTAAGGAAACTAAGCGCCATTCTTCAAAGGCAGGAAACCGTTGACTCTTCGAATTAAACGGACCGAATTCTGCAATGGCTCCTGTTAATGGACCAATAATTAGTCCCATTAATGCAATGCATAAAATAAGTAAGTATTTAAAGCGTAGCTTCTGATTTAAATGTTGCTGTACGAACAGAATGGTGACTATTTCTGTTAACCCTGCAAGAACGCTGACCACCCCTTTCCAGATGGGGGTATATCCATTTTCTAAGTAGGGCTTTAACAGGGAATAATCCTTGTTTTCCATATTTGCAGTCATAACAAAAAAGCCGAAGATTACAATGGCCGGCAATAAAATGCCTGATATTAATCCTATTGATCTTATCCCTTTGTAGCTGTTATAAAAGCAGACTAATAAGATGGTTGTGATGACCACGATTTTCGGTGTTAATTCTAAGTAGAATGTATTAATAAAACTAAACGTATCAAGTAAAGTAACGACGGCTAGTACAAATACGTAAATACATAAAGGTACAATCAGGACATAGGCAAATAGGGTCCCCACTCTTTCTTTCAACCATAGGAATAGGTGTTTACCAGCTAATTTTTTGTATATGTAAAAGATGATTGCAGACCAGGCTAGAAAGGGGGCTCCTGCTACAAGAACTGTAATCCAAGCATCCCGCCCAGACTTATCTAGGAGAACCGGGATGACCATCACATGATTCATTAGTCCGGTGCTAATCATAATAATGAAAAATAACTGCAAGACCGTAATCTTTTGACTTATCATCCCATCCACTCTCCGTTCTATGATATGTTTTCCAAAATCTGAGTAAATATTTAGGATAGAGGTTGGTTAAATAGCAAAGTATCCTGAATTTTACGTATCTATTGATACGGTTTTTAGTTCCACCTTCATTTTTGTTGTAGATTGTAAAATAAAAAGAAGAAACAATCCCCCACCTATCATTTGAATCATATACGATGGTATAAGAGTTAATAGAATCCCTGAGGTCACCAGAGCCAATGGGAGCATGGCCTTTCCAATACTTATACCAATGCTTAAAACCCGTCCTCTAAATTCTTCTGGAATCTCATTTTGCATGATATATGATAAAGGGATGTCAATTAGAGCAACAATCGCACCAATAAGAAACATGACTATACTGTAAAAAATGACGTAAAAGACTGGAGCGAACTGATATTTTTCAAGAAGGACTGGTAGACCAGTAATAATCATTAAAGTGGATAATGAAACACTTAAATATCGTAAAAAAGAGGAATAAGGAATCTTCTTTGTAAGTTTTTTTACCATTAGCGCTCCCATAATCATTCCTACTGGAAACGAGCCCTGAATAATACCAAAGTTCTTTGAACCAAGCCCCAGGACCGTATTCATGATATAGGGGATTGGAACCGTCACAGTAAAGCCAAGAAAGAAATTTAATGAAATCAATAGGATAAACAAATTCAGTATTTTCTTTCTTGCCGTTATATAATGAAAACCGTCCTTGATGTCTCTAAGAAAATGAATTTTCTCTTTTGGCAGTTCTTCATTGGATTGTTGCTGGAACTGTTTGAAATTAATTAACATCATTGAAATACCTGAAAAGATGAAGGAGATTCCGTTAATCATAATAAACGTTCTAATGTCAAAGATCGCAAAAACAATCCCTCCTAGCATCGGTCCCATAATGGAGGAAATTGAATCAATAATTTTACTAATGGAATTGAT comes from the Neobacillus sp. PS2-9 genome and includes:
- a CDS encoding endospore germination permease encodes the protein MISQKITVLQLFFIIMISTGLMNHVMVIPVLLDKSGRDAWITVLVAGAPFLAWSAIIFYIYKKLAGKHLFLWLKERVGTLFAYVLIVPLCIYVFVLAVVTLLDTFSFINTFYLELTPKIVVITTILLVCFYNSYKGIRSIGLISGILLPAIVIFGFFVMTANMENKDYSLLKPYLENGYTPIWKGVVSVLAGLTEIVTILFVQQHLNQKLRFKYLLILCIALMGLIIGPLTGAIAEFGPFNSKSQRFPAFEEWRLVSLGVYIEHLDFLAFYQWLSGAYIRISFFIFLVPNLLNVEKEKRRVFFLIGLYAVLALIVLMPISDIVYFQLLKDWVLPVSFWLIFGVSIFLFTISLFKRKRGEMVIDEA
- a CDS encoding MFS transporter, giving the protein MTTLQVSVNEGKNRTEIKNLFLFSTGKTVSIFGTAIYQFALGLYVLKLTGSAISFAATLILGIIPMIVINPFAGVIADKFNKKRLIVSMDLLNGVLLVAVYVLSNIIGFKLWIIYVTTILMTVFSTFFGVALESAKPNIVSKTMLMNINSISKIIDSISSIMGPMLGGIVFAIFDIRTFIMINGISFIFSGISMMLINFKQFQQQSNEELPKEKIHFLRDIKDGFHYITARKKILNLFILLISLNFFLGFTVTVPIPYIMNTVLGLGSKNFGIIQGSFPVGMIMGALMVKKLTKKIPYSSFLRYLSVSLSTLMIITGLPVLLEKYQFAPVFYVIFYSIVMFLIGAIVALIDIPLSYIMQNEIPEEFRGRVLSIGISIGKAMLPLALVTSGILLTLIPSYMIQMIGGGLFLLFILQSTTKMKVELKTVSIDT